A window of Calonectris borealis chromosome 3, bCalBor7.hap1.2, whole genome shotgun sequence contains these coding sequences:
- the KIF3C gene encoding kinesin-like protein KIF3C, with amino-acid sequence MAGKSRSGCEALKVVARCRPMSRKEEAAGYERVLELDVKLGQVSIRNPRAAPGELPKTFTFDAVYDASSKQADLYDETVRPLIDSVLQGFNGTIFAYGQTGTGKTYTMQGAWAEPEKRGIIPISFEHIFTHISRSQNQQYLVRASYLEIYQEEIRDLLAKDQSKKLELKENPETGVYIKDLSSFVTKNVKEIEHVMNLGSQTRSVGSTNMNEHSSRSHAIFLITIECSETGPDGEEHIRVGKLNLVDLAGSERQSKMGAHGERPKEASKINLSLSALGNVISALVDGKSTHIPYRDSKLTRLLQDSLGGNAKTIMVATLGPASHSYDESLSTLRFANRAKNIKNKPRVNEDPKDTLLREFQEEIVRLKAQLEKRGMLGKKRRRSSRRKKAVDGESTMENEGEDDNEDGLEKNMENYLKEQKERLEEEKAAIQDDHSLVSEEKQKLLQEKEKMIEDLRKEQEATELLATKYKAMESKLLIGGRTIVDHTNEQQKMLELKRQEIAEQKRREREMQQEMLLRDEETMELRETYTSLQQEVEIKTKKLKKLYAKLQAVKAEIQDQHEEYIRVRQDLEEAQNEQTRELKLKYLIIENFIPPEEKNKIMNRLYFDGEEDQWKFQPLVPTGGNSNQMKKRPTSAVGYKRPISQYARVAMAMGSHPRYRAENIMFLELDLSPPAIFEFERSRDPAEQDPRALHLERLMHLDSLLERPAASRVRKSRSWCQTPRSLPSSTTHVSLTSSSPRAATTPAQE; translated from the exons atggccggtAAGTCCCGCAGCGGCTGCGAGGCGCTGAAGGTGGTGGCCCGCTGCCGGCCCATGAGCAggaaggaggaggcggcgggctaCGAGCGCGTCCTGGAGCTGGACGTGAAGCTGGGGCAGGTGAGCATCCGGaacccccgcgccgccccgggggAGCTGCCCAAGACCTTCACCTTCGACGCCGTCTACGACGCCAGCTCCAAGCAGGCGGACCTCTACGACGAGACGGTCCGGCCGCTGATCGACTCCGTGCTGCAGGGCTTCAACGGCACCATCTTCGCCTACGGCCAGACCGGGACCGGCAAGACCTACACCATGCAGGGGGCCTGGGCGGAGCCGGAGAAGCGGGGCATCATCCCCATCTCCTTCGAGCACATCTTCACCCACATCTCCCGCTCGCAGAACCAGCAGTACCTGGTGAGGGCCTCGTACCTGGAGATCTACCAGGAGGAGATCAGGGACCTCCTCGCCAAGGACCAGAGCAAGAAGCTGGAGCTGAAGGAGAACCCCGAGACGGGGGTGTACATCAAGGACCTCTCCTCCTTCGTGACCAAGAACGTCAAGGAGATCGAGCACGTGATGAACCTGGGGAGCCAGACGCGGTCCGTGGGCAGCACCAACATGAACGAGCACAGCTCCCGCTCCCACGCCATCTTCCTCATCACCATCGAGTGCAGCGAGACGGGGCCGGACGGCGAGGAGCACATCCGCGTGGGCAAGCTCAACCTGGTGGACCTGGCCGGCAGCGAGCGCCAGAGCAAAATGGGGGCCCACGGAGAGCGCCCCAAGGAAGCCTCTAAGATCAACCTCTCCCTCTCCGCCCTGGGCAATGTCATCTCCGCCCTCGTGGACGGCAAGAGCACGCACATCCCCTACCGGGACTCCAAGCTGACCCGCCTGCTGCAGGACTCCCTCGGGGGCAACGCCAAGACAATCATGGTGGCCACCTTGGGCCCGGCCTCTCACAGCTACGATGAGAGCCTCTCCACCCTCAGGTTCGCCAACAGGGCCAAGAACATCAAGAACAAGCCCCGGGTGAACGAGGACCCCAAGGACACCTTGCTGCGGGAGTTTCAGGAGGAGATCGTCCGGCTGAAAGCCCAGCTGGAGAAACGCGGCAtgctggggaagaagaggagaaggagcagccGGAGGAAGAAAGCGGTGGATGGAGAAAGCACCATGGAGAACGAAGGGGAGGATGACAATGAGGATGGCCTGGAGAAGAACATGGAGAATTACTTGAAGGAGCAGAAGGAGAGGCTGGAAGAGGAGAAAGCCGCTATCCAGGATGACCACAGCCTGGTGAGCGAGgaaaagcagaagctgctgcaggagaaggagaagatgaTAGAGGATCTGCGGAAGGAGCAGGAGGCCACGGAGCTGCTGGCCACCAAGTACAAG GCGATGGAGAGCAAGCTGCTCATCGGGGGCAGGACCATCGTGGACCACACCAACGAGCAGCAGAAGATGCTGGAGCTGAAGCGGCAGGAGATAGCCGAGCAG AAACGCCGGGAGCGGGAGATGCAGCAGGAGATGTTGCTGCGGGACGAGGAGACCATGGAGCTGCGGGAGACCTACacctccctgcagcaggaggtggagaTCAAAACCAAGAAGCTGAAGAAG ctgtACGCCAAGCTGCAGGCCGTGAAGGCGGAGATCCAGGACCAGCACGAGGAGTACATCCGCGTGCGCCAGGACCTGGAGGAGGCGCAGAACGAGCAGACGCGGGAGCTGAAGCTCAA GTACTTGATCATCGAGAACTTCATCCCACCAGAAGAGAAGAACAAGATCATGAACCGCCTGTACTTCGACGGCGAGGAGGACCAGTGGAAGTTCCAGCCGCTGGTGCCCACCGGAGG aaacaGCAACCAAATGAAGAAGCGGCCTACCTCTGCGGTGGGGTACAAGAGACCCATCAGCCAATACGCCCGCGTGGCCATGGCCATGGGATCTCACCCTCGGTACCGG gctgAGAACATCATGTTCTTGGAGCTGGACCTCTCCCCGCCGGCCATCTTCGAGTTTGAGCGGAGCAGGGACCCGGCAGAGCAGGACCCCCGGGCTCTCCACCTGGAGAGGCTGATGCACCTGGACAGCCTCCTGGAGCGGCCGGCGGCCTCCCGCGTGAGGAAGTCCCGCTCCTG